The nucleotide window TGAGGCAGCCACACGTTGGGCAGCCACATGGAGGGCAACCGCACGGAGCACCCCCCGGGGAGGGAGAGGACATCTGCGTGGTGGTGAGCCCCAGCGTGATTCTGGcgaagaagaacaacaagAACTTCGTGTGCAGCGTCGAGGGGGACTACTATAACTACATCTACCGGTTCGAAATCGTGAGCACCCTGCTGAGGTACCTCTTCAGCGAGACCTCCTTCTACGAGAACATCCTGCAGCACGTGAGGAAGTTCGTCGAGGGGCACCGGCACCTGCTGCATTTGAACAACTTTAAGATAAAGCAGAGGGAGATGCTTCAGGTCGTTTCGCTTCTGGGCGCGCGGGGGggcaggaggaagaagggggggcgtaagggggagcggcgtagTGGAAGGGGCAGCAGTGGAAAGGCCCGTGGGAATGACGTGAACCTGCGGAAAGGCCGCGGCGCGAGCGATAGCGAGGGGGGCCAAGTGAAGGGGAGGATGGGTAGCCCCTCGAAGGTGGGAGTGGCGTCCTCATTAGGGGTGGCGTCCTCATCAGGGGTAGCCTCCCCCTCAGCCGGAGATGCCGCTTGCACTGAGGGTGGCGCCCTGGTGCGGCATGAGCGGAGCGAAGAGGAGAACAGGAAGAAGTACCAGTGCGTGCCGTACGAGCCGTCCCAAATACACAGCCACATGGACCACGTGTTCGATTACGTGACGAATTTGAGGAAGCTCGGAGTGATGAACAACCTCATCGTAGAGCTGTATAGCAACTTGATGAAGAAGGTCAGCAGAGTAGACGTGCAGTTCCTGTTTGACacgctgaagaagaaggcccAGCAGAGGGAGCACCTACGAAGAGACATCTTcaatttgaaagaaaaatatgaatatgttAATGTAACTTATAATGAGTATATTAACCTGCAGTACGAGACGAACAAGCAGATGGGGGTGATGAACAAGCTCTTGGAGGAGTTAGATGAGATcgaaaggaggaggaggaaagtGGCCAGGAACCACAAAGCGGTTCATACGAATGTGTGCAGCTATAGGAAGAAGCTAATTcatgtagaaaaaatgatagaGGAAAGTCCTTCAATAAAGAAGTGCCTCCACGAGGAGATGAACAGAATAAAGAGAAACGTAGGTCTCTataaaaaagacaaaaaaaaaatttacctcCTCATCCTCATCAACAAGTGTTGTCTCGACGACTTCAACGTGGTCAGTAGTAAGTTGAAATGCTTTAACACTTCTGTAGCCAATTTGGAGCTCCTTTTCAACGAATTTGAGAGGAATGGAAGTCTCATCGTGAGTGAGCTCTGCTACCTCATTTGCAACGACTTGATTTTGGTGCAACTGCTGGGGGACCACCTCCCCATCAAGGTGCATAATGCTAATTTGCCTCATCTGATTGCTCGTGCCAACTGTGTGAGCAGCTTCAACCAGAGCAATACCCTCAGCGAGAGGAAGCTGCTCATTGTGAATAGGGGCAGTGGAGGGGGGTCTCCTGCGGACAAGAGTAGCATCCTCCAGTTTGCTGCCTCCAACGATTTGGTGGGTGACGATGATGGCGACTACGCCTACTACGACGCGCGGGATGGACGGCGCCTCTCTCGGGGGGGTGGCCCCCTTTCGCAGAGAGGACATCACTCTGGAAATGTGAACCTTATGGCTGAACACTCTCTGCAGAGCAGCGATAGCGAGGGGGGACACGTGCATACAGGTCAGTTCGACCGGAGGAAGGCGGGGAAGATTTCCCAACAGAACAGGGGCCGCGCCCTCGGCagcgatgaggaggaggtcCCGTACCCCCCCGAGGGGAGCGAGTTGGACGGGTCGAGCGCCAAGCGGGGCGGCGCGCTGCCGATGAGTGCCCTCTACGACGACGAGGACCTCATGGGCGCGCTGCGCTACGGGCAGGCGGCCTCCCGCGttggcggggttagcggcatTGGCGGGGTAGGCGCTGCTGACCGGGTCGACCGCCATGACCGCCTGGACCGCCCCGACCGAGGCGAGTTCCCCAGGTACAACGACCTAGCCAGGGAGCAGCTCCGCCGGCAGGGACACCCTGGAAGGAGCGAGCACACCTACGAGGATGACGAAGACGACGGGGCGGATGGCATGATGAGCGAGTTCCAAGACATGCACTCGGTGACCAACCCGGAGAGGAAGCACCTGGGAGAAGAGGACCAACCCAACGCCGAAGAATTAGACGATTTCGTAGACACCGAATTTGTCTCTagtgatgaggaggatgcAGAGCTGAAGGGGAAGATACGCCAGTACAACAGCTTCAAAAATAAGGAGGTCAAGGGGGTCCTACCAGAGGAAGTAACAATCGACAGTGAGTCCCTCACGAGAGAGGTCTTCGAGGAGGTTCTTCAAATCATCAAGGCCAGGAAGAAGCAACTCGAAAGCGTCATGTCAAATGAGAACAACCAGGTTTATAAGAACATCCACAGGTATAACACCCTCCTCAACAGGTGCAACACGCAGATCGAAGCGCACAAGAAGCTCTATGCGAAGGTTACCCAGCAGATCGCAAACATCAACACCAGCTCCATGGTGAAGAAGTCCGAGGCGATTTACAAGGCAATCAGAGAGTAAGTCATAGAAAAGCACTTCGCGGCAGCGGGGTGAAAGAAGAGGGGAGGAAGCAGCGGGGTAGTCTACGCGTACCATCACCACTGCTTAACCTCACCCCATAAAGACACCGCTTAACCTTGCTCCTCAACCTCACCCCTCAAACCCTCCTCTTAAAAATAACCTTAACCAAAACCTTAAGCCTgaaaccctaaccctaaaatCCTAACCCTAAAATCCTAACCCTAAAATCCTAACCCTAAAATCCTAACCCTAAAATCCTAACCCTAAAATCCTAACCCTAAAATCCTAACCCTAATTCTtaaaaccctgaaccctaaaccctaaaccctaaaaaCCTAACAAAATGTTCTAACCCTaaaaccctaaccctaataTTCTAACACTAAATTCTgaaaccctaaccctaatccttaaaaccctaaccctaaatcttgaaccctaaccctaaccctaaacgcTAGACCTTGAaaacctaaccctaaatcttgaaccctaaccctaaatcttgaaccctaaccctaaatcttgaaccctaaccctaaatcttgaaccctaaccctaaatcttgaaccctaaccctaaatcttgaaccctaaccctaataCTTGAACCCTAATCCTAATActtgaaccctaaccctaatacttgaaccctaaccctaatacttgaaccctaaccctaatccTTGAACCCTAACGCTAAACCTTGAACCCTAACGCTAAACCTTAAAACACTAACCCTAATTCTTGAAACCCTAAACCTCACCCCATAACCACGCCGCTTAATTTCACCGCCTAACTTACTTCCCCCCGCAGATGGGACGACAAGGTGAACCTGCTGAACGAAGAAGTGAAGATGGTGGAAGgcgagaagaaggagaagcagaaggaaaTCGCGCTGCACAAGAAGAAGCTGGacaagaaggagaaggagaaaaaccagaagaaggaggagcttCGTCTTTTGGTGACTGACATGTATAAGCATAACAACCAAATAAAGAAGCGATTCAAGAGGGAGCAGAagatcctcctcctcgtgcTGTACAATTCCTGGTTCATGTACCACTACATCTACCTCATCTACCTTAATACTCTCAAACTGAAAAACTACCTGGCCTACAAGCACAGCATCAGCGAGGAATGCCAGGCCTCCGCCAAGCAGACCATCTCCAACATCAGCCAGTTTTCCGAGCTCCTCGACGAAAATGACTActgaggggggaggcagcgGTTTTCCGGTCGGCAGGTTGCCAAGATTCCCATCTGGTGTGTTCCCCCCCCGATGATACCCGCGGGTGATTAGGCAAGTTACTttaatattgtttttttttttttttttttttttttttttttttcctttttttttccttttttttgtccgtTCTGTAACATGTAACGCGACTGTACGTATCATTGTGAAGAACTGCGTCGTACCAagttgtgtgtttttttttttttttttttttaaaacgaaaaacGTGTTAAACGAGTATGCATCTGAGCTGAATGGGTAAAGATAGGCTTTGCTGCTCACTGGTCGTTCAGCTTTTCTAGTGGAACAAACGGAGCGAGATCGACAGCGGGAGCGACAGCGAGGGCGACAGCGAGAGAGAGGGAAAGAGCTCAgttttgctttgcttctcctcttgGAGGTACCGTTCCGTCCGGTGCTCCTTCTCTCCGCCTCACGGCAGAACTGAAccgcgtcatttttttttttttttttccaaggcGGTCATCATGTGATGTTCCTTTTGAGTGATTTGCTTCTCCCGCGTTATATActcgttttttcctccccatctgctttgcttccccctcccaaTCACTAACTGGTCACCCGTTtggaggaccccccctcGAGTGCCCCATCGGCAATTGCGCTGCTCTCCTGTTTGTGCTTCTCCGTTGGGTAGCCTATACGTGCGGCGGCTGCTGACCGTTTGTaactccccccatttgcggCTTGCCCCACTTGCAGCTTGCCCCATTTGCGGCTTGCCCCACTTGCAGCTTGCCCCACTTGCAGCTTGCCCCACTTGCAGCTTGCCCCACTTGCAGCTTGCCCCTTTTACAGTTGCCCCATTTGctgctttccccccatgGACATCTACCTCGTCACcgggaacaaaaacaaaagacTGGAGTTCCAGCGGCACATGAATGGCGAGCTGGAGGTTCAGTTCGCAGACATTGACTGTGCGTAGGGAGAGAGTGGTGACGGGGCTGTCCCGCACATCTCGCGGGGGAGCGGTTCGCCCATATCCGTGCGAAGGGAGTTTCTCTACCCCTACCCCGACCTATACACAATCGCACAGTCACCTCGCCATCCATCTGTGCAACTGCACAACTACACATTTGCACACCTCCCCTCCCCTgctgccgccccccccctcagtgATCGAAATGCAGTCGAACGACATCGTCAAGATAAACGAGCACAAGGCAAAGAGCGCCCACGAAATTTTGAGCAGCGATGCCTCGGGGGAGAGTCAGGCGAGACGGAAGCTTGTGATCACCGACGACACGGGGCTTTATATGGATTGCCTGGGTTCTTTTCCTGGTCCCTACATGTACGGCGCGGAGTGGCGCAGAGCGGCCATGCACGCAAGTTCATTAGCTTAGACGGGGAGGCGGCGCTTCTTCCGCTGTTTCCGCTGCTTCCCATGCTGCCTCCACTCCTCATGGTGGTAGTCACctctctcccctccccctttcagCAAGTGGATGCAGAAGAGTTTGGGCTCGCAAGGGATTGTAGACGTGGCCACGAAGCTCCAGGTGAGTTCATCCCCTGAGTGGGGTGGCACTTAAGTGAGGGTCCCCCTGTTGGCTGCCAATTACGTAGCAGTGTGGGACCTGCTCGGTGTGGGACCTGCTCGGTGTGGGACCTGCTCGGTGTGTGGCTTTCTCCCCCcattcgccgcttccccttgcCGCTTCACCCTGCCGCTTTACATTGCCACTTCACCCTTCCGCAGAATGACAAGTGCCACGCCATTTGCGTGTATTCCGTGTACGACGGGAAGGAGGTGCACTCCTTCCAGGGCGTCACTCAGGTATCGTCCTTCCCCCGGGTGCTCTTCAGCAAAGAGAGCTGTCCTCACGGAACCCAGCCGCGTGGCTTCCCCAGCAGTTGTCCACGCGacgcgaaaaataaataaaaaaaataaaaatatataaaaaatggtgTAACGGTTGGTTCCCCTCCTTTCCCCTCTCCAACACTAACCTgatggcttttttttttttttttttttcgaaggGACGGATTGCCGGTCCCCGAGGGTCGACTGACTTCGGCTGGTAGGTTACACACACGCCGACTTTGTTTGGTCCCGCTCGCTTCTCACGTTTTGCATGCTTCTAACGTTTCGCGTGTTCCATTGCTGTTCCCTCACACCATCTCTCGCACACCACCTCTCTCACTCCTATCACTCCTATCACTCCTATCACTTCCCCCACTCCACCTGATTCTCCCCCCGCGCGCGCCCACAGggacaatattttttcccccgagAAGAGCAGCAAAACGTTCAGCGAAATGCCATtcgaggagaagaagggaTCCTCCCCGCGTTTCAAGGCCTTCGTGCAGCTCAAGGTGGGTCCCTGAGGGGAGGGAAGCGAAGGAGCAGCAGAGAAGCAGCAGAGAAGCGACAGAGAGATACGAAGGAGAAGTGTGTCTCTCCATAGCAGCACATCCACGTGACTCCCCTCGCATCCGCTCGCCTCTTTCCCTTCCCCTCTATATCTCgctcccccttcccctccaCCGCTCTTTCCCCCCGTTAGTCCTTCCTGCTGGAGGAGCTGAGCAAGCAGAGCGCGTGACTTCCTTCGCCCCCCTGCAAGCTGAGCGCCTGCCCGAGTTGTCCCTGTAGACCGTCCCTACGTGGCGACCATCGAGAGAAGCTGAGCAGCTCTGCATGGGTCCCACCGCAAGCAAGCAGGCAGCCGTTCGTGCGTAGCTCTTCAAGGCGGAGCGTGATGTTCCTGACGGAGGACCAGGACCCCGAGGAGCTGAAGAGGGAGGCCAACGCGAAATGGGCGCAGGTAAGCGGGGCCGCCTCTGCCGCGGAGCGTGTTTGCTACGTGAATGCTTTTGTGTGGAGGCGCTCCCCTGTGCAGACGCACTCTGCGAAAACATGGGTGTCCACACACGCCCCTAACACCACACCTGCCGCTAACACCACACCTGCCCCTAACACCAgggcgaagcggaggaggcgAACGCCCTTTGGAGACAGGCGCTGAAGGAGTGCATCAAATATTCCATGAGGGGCTTCCCCACGAAGAAGAACAGGGACATGCAGCTCTCCCTGCGCCTTAACATATCCCTTTAccactttaaaaaaggagagttcCACGAGTGTATCAACCAGTGCGAAATCATTTTGGAGGGCGTGGCCGACCTGGACGCGGTGCTCAGTCGATACGCGGCGGGGGTGGAAGCGACGGAAGCGGAGGTGACAAGAGTCGAAGCGACCCCCGTGACGTCCGTGCCAACCGATGCAGAGGAGGACACACCCGCAGGGCCGCGCGAAGAGGACACGTGCATGCTCAGGAGAGAGACACTGGTGAAGCTTTTTCTCCGACGGGCGTATTCCTATCTGATGCTGCAGGTGAGGTGCCAAGGGGAGGGGCCCCCCTATTACTCGGCAGATCTGCCCGTCGTGctccccccttcaccgcttcccccccccaccgcTACAGGAATTCGACAAGTGCAGGGAGAACCTGCGGCTGGTAAAACGAATCGACGAGGGGAATGCCGAGGCGGTGAGTCTGGAGAGGAAGGAGCAAGTGGAGCGAGccgattataaaaaagtgcaaagGCAGTTGTACCGGCGAATGTGCAACGCGAGTGGGGCGCTGCACGGCTCCCAGGAGGAGGGCTGCTAGGTGGGCCTCCACCAGATGGACTGCCGCCGAGATGACGATCTGCTCGCCGCACAGTGGGGACGCTTCGCGAGCAGCACTCTTCCGTCTCTCCCCAAGCAGAGATGCAAAGAGGGACCCCCCTCCACATCTTCCCAATTTGATGAGCATCCATACGAATGAGCGGCCTGTCAAGGGATATACCCCCCATAAACATTTCGCGAGTAACTCGCCAGTCATTACCCAACCGCTATGAACTTGTTGCGTAGGATATGTAGCTCCGGTGGGGGCTCCTACTAGAGGGGAACTCGCTTAGAGGCGTCCTCTTTGTAAATTTCCCTCGGCAGAGATATGCCAATCATTGTGCAGTTGCCCCATCAGGTCTTATACTTGCTGTATTTACCTGCACGGGTCAGGCGAAAAAACAGCAAAGCGTCCTTCccgaaaagggagaaaggTGACTTACATGCGGGGACGTTTCTCTCACTACGTCGATTTGTTCCTCCGGGTGTTCGCTCGCTTTTCCTTTGGGCCTCCCCCGAGTGGACTTCCCAGGGGAGCGCAAACAGATCGTTTCGCAGTGGGGCGAAGCTACCTGTGATGGCCATTCAGGGGGACTTGGCatgctccccatttgtggcCACCCCCCCTCGGGGTGATAAATACCCGAGCTGCTCAAACGTGTAAAGAAGGATGACTGGAGGAGGAATGGAGTGACGCTCAACAGGGTGTAAATGAATTGTCCCATGTGGACTTGACACCCTTTATAGTGTGTTGAGCTGCCCTTCCAGTGGGGTGCCAAGCTGGcatgttcttttttccaccccctaCACGTGATAGCTTCTTTAGTCTGCTCACACGTCACCCAATTGTGTAtgaacatgtgcaggtgaaaagcaaaaggggggaaaaaagcgcATTCGGATTTGCCTCCGGGTTATGTAGAAGCAATCGCGGGGATGGATAAGCAGAAACGGAGAGGGATGGGGAAAGCTCATCCTTAGGGGGTCTACCCGGAGTGACTCCGCGAAATGGCACCAGCTAGGCAGTTCCCCCAAGGGAGCAGCTCAGCGCTCGCGTGGGAGCCTTACCCACCCGTTACATCGCGCGAGTGAATGGGGAAAcgccaaggggaaaaaaaaaaaaaaaaaaaaataataaaataaaataataaagtacACGCTAAGTAACAcattaaagggaaaaaaaaaaaaaaaaggaacaaatgaacgaacgaacgaacgaatggCCGCTGAGGGAACGCCCCCCTTTTATGAGGAGCGTTGCAGAGGAGGGGAGTTCCCATCGGGAAGTCCCAACTGTTAGGAGCAGCCAGAGGGAGGCAACCTCTGCAGGTTAGCCCCCAAAAGGTATGCCCCCCCCACAAAGGTATaccccccaaggggaaggagaaacAATTACAAACGGCACATGTGCAGGCAGGATGAAACACCAAGGGGGGAGCTTCCATCCAAATGAGGAAGGCGAGACGGGGGCTGCCGTGGAAGTGGTAACTGCATGGGAGAGGACGGAGGGAGAGGTGGACGGAGCATCCCCCAGGAGAGAACGGCAACAGGTTGGGAGGGCATCTCAACAGGAGGACCTAAATGAAGAGCCTCCCTATCCACTGGTCAATCAACTGGCTCATCCGCACGGAGGGAGAATGAAACGATTTGCAATCCCCCCGGATAAGGCGAGGGTAGATAGCCCCCCCAGGGTGAGTGACTCACCAGTGGGAGTGATCAGCAGAGGAGAAGATGCCGCACGTGAGGGAGAAGGAGTAGATGGCCCTGCCTCTTACTTACGCCGCAGCTACGGGGGTGAAGGTGCAGCGTGGGAGTCAAGCCGAGAGAGTTCAGATGGTATGTGTGGGGAGCACCCAGAAGGGGGTGCAGCATTGAGCGACGAGGATGGCGAAACGTCCATGTGTGGTGAGCTCTGCCCAAGCAATGATGCACTCCTGCTTGGTGACGACAGCGTGGGCGAGGATCTCCCGGGAGGGAGCCTCGAcgaaaggcaaaaaaggatcGTCTACAGTAGGGCCGACGAAATAATTAGTGGGGACgccggagggggggaggactgGCTGCTGAGCGAGGTGGATGAGCAGCCCGGTGGGGAGGCGACGCGGCAGATTGGAGAGGCGAAGCGGCAGATTGGAGAGGCGAAGCGGCAGAGTGGCCAGGCCGAACGCCCGAGTGCTGCGAGGAGGCGCGGGCCGATAGATCGGCGCGCGCTCAACCTCAGCGCGGGGGAGCTGCACGCCTTCCTGAAGAGGGACAAGTACCGCCTGACGAAGATGAAGACGCGCATGAGGAACGTGGTCTACAGGTACCTCTACGAGAGGGCCAAGGGGGAAACCCAGCGAGGTGAAAGGAAAACAGCGAATGGTGAAGCGTGCAGCGTGCCGAACGCGCACACGTTGgagggagggggagaggcggAGGGAGAGGGGGAGAGAGAGGCGGAGAATGAGAGAGGGACAGATggggcccccccccaggaCGTCGCCACCCTCCTGTACACGGAGTGCACCATAAGGAAGACTAGAATCGCCAAATTGAGGAGCGAAAGTAGGCTCGTCTCGGACAGGAGGAGGGACCACTGCATGCGGATTTTGAgccacaaaaatgtgtatgtgtTTGACGGGTGGGGGGAGAGCGCGGAGCGGAAAGAGAACGTGGAGCGGCAATGGAAAGCGGCGCGTCAAGATAGCGCGGCGCGGCAGGAGAACCCACTGGGGGGGGTCCCTAGTGAGGCTGCCCTTAGGGGAAGCCCCCCCACgcgccgcttcacctgcaATAACCACTTCGTCTGCCTGCAAAGGGAAGACGCCGAGGTGCACGTGTTCAGCCACCGGGTGCTGAGGCTGAACGAgcatatcttttttaaagagaAGGAGAGCAAGACGACGAATGAGGAGGCATTGAGAAAGTTCCTAGACGATTTGACACGCAGTGGGTCCGAAACGAACTGCAGGAGGGTGAAGCTCGATTGGCAAGCATACCCCTTTTACATTCTTAGGGACCCCTCGTGGAAAAGCATAAGGAGTATTCACCTGAACGCGTTGAACCActtgtgtgtgtgtacagAGGCAGGCACATATGTGTGCCATCTgttttttgcaaatgggGAGATACAGATTAAGTCCAGTGGGACGTATTTGCATCGGGGAGGACCCCTCCTAGAGGAGAAGCAACTGGTGGAGGGATTCCTAACGAGCGAGAAGGGGATGCTGCACGTGAGTCATTGCGACCTGTTTGTGCTCCATCGGAACAGCCAGTTGTTTAAGGGCAACCACTTCACCATCGTTaagcatataaaatttcGTCAGCGCATTTTACACGTGTCTCTTTGTGGCGAGTGGGTCATTCTCTCCTTCAGCAGTAGGGTATCCGTGCATCATAAGGCTAGTGGGAAGGTCCACCTGGTTGTGCAGGTAGACGCACAGGGGGATGTcctcgggggggaggcagcggGGAAGGCGGCGAAAGCGGCCCATGTGGGTGTCCCACACGTTGGAGAGGCAACCGGGAAAGCCGCTCACGTGGGTGGTCCGTACGCTAGCGAGCCAATCGGGAACGCGGCTCACGTGGGTACCCCCCAACAGGCGAACCACATCCCATTCATGTGCCCCCTCGAAGGAGACAACCTCTTTTGCCTAACGTACGGAAGGAAGATGACCATCCTAGAGCATTCCGCTGGCATTGTTGTGCGGAGGCAGTTTGCTTTGAAACACTGCGTGCAGATGATCAGAAGCGCTCCTAATAACATTTTGGTGACGTATGGGGAGAAGGAGCTACACGTATGGCAGGTGGTCCGCGTGAAAAAGGAGCTTACTCTTCTGCTCTTCTTTAGCAAATCGGTGAGGGACGCCAGGTGCTGGGAGGTGCATGACGAGGGGAGGACCTTCGACCTTTACGGGGACGCCCTGCAGGTGAAGACCAAGCTGGTTAAGATAAACAGGGATGATGAGGTGGCCAGGCGGATTGTGCATGCGCTTGGCGGGGGGGCCACTCACGGGGGggccccaaatggggatgaCGCTAACGAGGGGACTACTCCCGGAGGTGCCGCTAACGGGGGTTCTGCTAACCGGGGGGGCGGCCACTTCAGCGCCCACCTGCTCTACGTCTACATTTTGGACGGTGGGCGAGTCGACCTGGTGGTGGTGAACTCGCTGGCGTATTTGATTTACCTGCTGTTCAGCCACCACCGGTACGGCCTGCTCCTGGCCCTGCTGTTGCACCTGCACAAGGTAAGTGCCTCCACGGGGAAGCGGACGCCGCGCACCGTTGGTCAGCGCTGCCCGTCACTCACTGATGATCACCATCACTCACCGCTCCCCACCGCTAATCACCGCTAACCACCCCCTGCAGGGAAACGCGTGCCTGCTGACGGACCTCCCCGTGGACGAGGACgagaggagggagaagctgAAGCCGCTGTTCCACTTCCTCTTCGAAAGGAGAGTGGCCGACATAATTCAGAACGGCAACAGGTGCGGGCGCGACCCGCGCAGCAGCCTCTACCATGTGCAGGtgcaagggggggagtgccctcaggagggggggggaaaaagaggcGAGCTTTCAAACGGGTTCAGCCAGGTGAGCAGCCAGGTGAGCAGCAAAACGTGCAGCCAGATGCGCAGCCACACACCTAACAACGTCTCAGAGTGTTTGCAGCGAATGGGACCTTCTTCCGAGTCCACTGCTTCTGCTTCGGTGGATCTTCCCTCGTCTGAACCGATCGGCGCTTCTTCAAATGAGGGAGGAAACGCTTCGGAGGGGTTGCCCCCCTCCTGTGGAGGAGCAGCTACTCCAGAGGAAGAACCCCCTGCTGAGAGGGGAGAGATCCTCATCGATGGACGAATCATCTCAGACGATTGCATAAAAGAACTTCAGAAGGTGTGCCTCCTCGCCATCGAGATTAGCATCCATTTCGATATGGACCTTTACGAACGCATGTTTCAGTTGCTTAGGAGCTTCGGAGTAGAAAGCATTTACTTCCACTTGATTGAGGAGTACATCGTTAGGAAGAGCATTTGCGTTAGCCACCACTCGCTGGTGTGCAGTCTGACGGAGCATTTTAAGCGGCTCTACCGGGTCTTCTCCGAGCACGACGACTCGTGCTACGAcgtgtttttgtttttttgcagcCTGGTGAGTGGAAGATCGACCGGGGAGCATCTAAATGGGGAGCATCTAAATGGGGAGTGTCTAAGCGAGGAGTGTCTAAGCGAGGAGTGTCTAAGCGAGGAGCGCCTGAGCAAGGTTGTATTCTCTCCTTTGGGTAGGGGCGGCCAGGACAGCGATGAGAGCGGTGACAGCGGGGGTGACCGCTTTGACCGCTTGGACCGCCTGGACGAACCGTGCGCGGACCTGGACGCGCACCTGTACCGGCACCACCTGGGCGCGCAGGACCTCCCGAGGAAGATCCGGAGGGTCTACGCCTTCGTGTGCAT belongs to Plasmodium vivax chromosome 3, whole genome shotgun sequence and includes:
- a CDS encoding hypothetical protein (encoded by transcript PVX_096289A) yields the protein MFLTEDQDPEELKREANAKWAQGEAEEANALWRQALKECIKYSMRGFPTKKNRDMQLSLRLNISLYHFKKGEFHECINQCEIILEGVADLDAVLSRYAAGVEATEAEVTRVEATPVTSVPTDAEEDTPAGPREEDTCMLRRETLVKLFLRRAYSYLMLQEFDKCRENLRLVKRIDEGNAEAVSLERKEQVERADYKKVQRQLYRRMCNASGALHGSQEEGC
- a CDS encoding HAM1 domain containing protein (encoded by transcript PVX_096292A) gives rise to the protein MDIYLVTGNKNKRLEFQRHMNGELEVQFADIDLIEMQSNDIVKINEHKAKSAHEILSSDASGESQARRKLVITDDTGLYMDCLGSFPGPYIKWMQKSLGSQGIVDVATKLQNDKCHAICVYSVYDGKEVHSFQGVTQGRIAGPRGSTDFGWDNIFSPEKSSKTFSEMPFEEKKGSSPRFKAFVQLKSFLLEELSKQSA